Within Equus przewalskii isolate Varuska chromosome 9, EquPr2, whole genome shotgun sequence, the genomic segment AGCCCCACGGGGACCCGGTAGGAGGCAGCAGGCGGGAGCTCAGCCGGGCGCAGCATCCAGGAGGCCAGAGGCAGCCAGGTGAGCATCCCGGTGGtccccacccactgcccccaGAGCGactctccctccagctccacGTCACTATGCCTCTCAGCCTCTGGATGTTGTATCTCCTCTCCAGAagcctctcagtctctctctagTTAGGAGCATCTCTCCAATTCTCTGTCTCCCCTAGTCTCCCTTTCTCTGAATCTCTCTCTCCAGGACTCTGActctctgtttgtctctctcagCTGCCCTGTCTCCATCTTCCCTCCATCCCCGAGGGGCCATGTCTccatcctcccacctctccccatttacagatggagagacaCTTTCCCTGTCGCTTCCTCCCcaccttgttctctctctttctacttctctctcccctcttttttcctctcttggtcTCTGCATCTCTCTAAGTTCTGGATCTCTGGGCTAGGACCCTAGCCTCTATAATGTGtatgttggggtgggggtgggggttggtaTAGGTCCTTGTCTGCCCGATAATATCccagggggacagggagggagggagaaagagacagatggagagacaAGGGCTATAGGACCCCCAGACTCACCTGAGATGACCCTCATGCCCAGGTGCCGACAGGATGACCACAGCAGGAACCCCCTGGGGCTGGTTCCTGGGGTGCCTACTCCTCAGTGTCACAGgtatctgagtgtgtgtgtgtgtgtgtgactgtctGTGCCTGAGGGCACAGTGTTTGTTACTGTGCAGGCGTGACTCAGTGTCCTCCCGGCTGTGACTAAAGCTGCGTGTGTGACTGCACTGTGTGGCAGTTGCTCTCCAGTCGCACATGTGTGATTCCTTGTATCACATGGAGCTTGCATGTGTGCCACCTGTgtcctgtgtgtttgtgtggctTTGTACGCCTCTCTGTGTGACACAGTGTGACGGGGCATGTGGTCGTACCTGTGCACGATCACCGACTGTGAGAGTCGGTGCATTACTAGGTGAACGACGCTGACAGTCTGTGCCTCTGAGCATCTGGCGGAGTGACAACTGGTGTGAGGACGCTGTGAGGACGTGGGAACCCCAGGGTGCCGCTCAAAGGGAGACGGTGCTTCTAGGAGAGTCACCCATTGCTGGGAATCTGTGCCTGCTTCCAGGGCCCCTCGGGGACTCACGTCCTGGGACGATGTCTGGGGTCTCTGTGTGAGCCCGCTTGTAGCAGGTGCGACTGCGGAGGAGGTGAGCCGGGGAAGACGCGACTCTGAGGGCCACAGGGAGCGACACTGTCCCCTTGAGCAGCCGGCTGTGTCACCCTTGCCTCTGCCACCCTGTGTGAAGGGGTCTGCTTGTGCTGGGGGACTGTGGCCCCAACGATCATGAGCCTGGCAtgctgcttgtgtgtgtgtgtgagagagagagagagagagagagacatggcaCGTGGGTCCCGGAGGTGGGTGACAGACCCAAAGCTCACGCTCCCCCTGACAAGTGACCCTATCTCCTGTACCCTGATCTCCGCCTCCTGTGTCCCAACCCACCCCAAGGAACCTGACCCGCCCCCAGGAGATCTGGCCTCATCCCCTGAGCCCGCCTCCCCATTCCGGATACCAGCACTAAACACCCGGTCTCTGCCGTCAGGATCCCAGACTCCACCCCTAGGGCCCTGGCCACGCCCCCGCACCATGCCCTGGTCAGGCCCCCTGTGCTGTGACGCCCCCCCAGGAGCCTTAGTCCCGCCTCCTGAGCCTTCCCCGCTAGCCTGGGCCACGCCCCCCTGAACCGAGACTCCACCCCCAGAAGCTTTGGTTCCACCCTGAGCCCGTCTCCCAGTCCTGTCTCTGTCCAAGAAGCGCTGACCACGCCCCTACACCATAACCCCGCCCCCAAAAGCCTGGCTCCACCCGgagcccacctcccagccctgacTGTCCACGAAGCCCCAACCACGCCCCTGCATTGTGGCCACGCCCCCAGGAGCCCCGGTTCCACCCTGagcccgcccccagccctgacTCCGCCCCCAGGATGCCTGGCCTCCATGGGCCGGATCATAAACGGCGAAGACTGCAGCCCTTACTCGCAGCCCTGGCAGGCCGCACTGTTCACGGAAGAGGAGTTCTTCTGCGGGGGCGTCCTGGTGCACCCGCAATGGGTGCTGTCGGCCGCGCACTGTTTTCAGAAGTGAGTGCGGGGCagcatggggtgggggcggggcctggggggaCCTGGATGTTACGTTAGGTGAGGGGAGGGCCCCTAACATCAGGCTCAGCCTCCGGGTGCTAATGTGCAAATCGCCGTGAAGGAAGGCTCTGCGAGGGAGGTGGAGGCTGTTGCTTTGGAAAGACTCCGAGTCCTGGGTTGAAATCCCAGCTCAGCTGCTGCGTCACTAGCAAATGAAGGCACGTCCTTGCCCCTGGATTATTGACAGTGAGCAAGGATTTGAGATCATGGCGAGGAGCTGTTAGCAAGGAGGATGGGGTGTGGTTGAGGGCCAGAAAGGAGATAAAGGTGTAATTGCTACAAAACCAACTCGTCCCCCCGTGGCCCTCAGCTCCTACACCATCGGGCTCGGCCTGCACAGCCTTAAGGACAACCACGAAGAAGGCAGCTGCATGATGGACGCCAACCTCTCCATACAGCACCCAGAGTACAACAAGCCCTTTTTAGCCAACGACCTCATGCTCATCAAGTTGAAAGAATCGGTGATCCAGTCGGCCACCATCCGCAACATCAGCATCGCCTCCCAGTGCCCCACCCCTGGGGATTCTTGCCTCGTCTCGGGCTGGGGTCTGCTGAAGAACGGTGAGCTGAGGAGGGTGAGTGTGTCTGCCCTCCCTGAAGGGTTCTGCGCCCAGCCAGAGGGGCTGACCCGGAGCTCTGCGTCCCAGGCAGCCAGCCCAACGTGCTCCAGTGCGTGAATATCTCGGTGGTGTCGAATGAGAGCTGCAGTGCGCACTATGACGCCTTGTACCACCCCAGCATGTTCTGCGCTGGCGGAGGACAGGACCAAAAGGACTCCTGCAAAGTGagagatgggggaaggggagagcggGGAGACCCAGGGACAGACGGAGAAGGGAAGGTGACAGCGACACGAGGGGACATGCAGTGAGAAACAGAGACACGGGGGGATAGCGACAATGcgagagagatggggaggaacAGAGAGACACAGGAATAAAGAGGAGCCgagaaagacagaaacagaaatagacaCAGGGAGGCGGgaacacagagagacagagagaggaatacacccggagagacagacagactcaCAGagatgaaatgcaaagagaaataggaaaaaaacagaatctaAAAAGAGACGTAGAGAGGCACAGAGAGTCTGGAAGTCGATGAGACAGAGAAACAATCCAGAGGGGCAGACAGAGGAGAGACACAAACAGAGACAGAACAGCAAACCCAGAGAACCGGCCAGCTGTTAGGACCGAGAGGAGCAGAATCAGGTGGGGTCAGGGCTGTGGAATGGAACCCCTAAGGGGTGTGTTGCTAtcttttttgaggttttttttctgtcattgtcTCTCCGTCTCCTTTGGTTCCTCTCTCAACTCacatctctctccacctctcgTGTTTTGGATTCCCTCTCCAACAACAGGGTGACTCTGGGGGCCCCGTGGTCTGCAACGGGTACCTGCAGGGCCTCGTGTCTTTCGGACAAGCCCAGTGTGGCCAACCCTACGTTCCAGGCGTCTACACCAACCTCTGCAAGTTCACGGACTGGATCCAGAAAACCATCCAGGCCAGTTAACTCCTGAGGCTGGGACCCCTGAAACTGAACGCCCGAATATATGCAGCTGAAGGAATTCAGGAACCTGAGTTCGTAGTGCCTTTCTCCATCAGACCCTGGAGTCTagacccccagccccctcctcgcTCAGCCCCAGGAATCCAATCCCACCAAGTCTTTTCCTGTCCACAGCGCCCCCTGGTGGCACAGTGTTGACCAGCCTTGCCAGTGGTAGAGAAAGTTggtttttcacctttttttgttCCTTCCCCTAAGTCCAGAAATAAAGTCTAAGGAAGCACGGGCTCCGTTCGAACTGTCCTCCTTGCTTCCATTCCCATTCAAAGGACTCCAGCAAATAGCTTTTCTTCcttgggcctcggtttccccatctgggaACTGGGAGTCTTGACCAGAAGGGCCCCAGGGTCCCAAAGGAAGGAGACATACCAAGGAGGTTAAGAGAAATGGATTCTGTGCACGTTGTCCAATTTCTGAAAAGGCAAGTCGGACAAGGGCAAATTAATGGGGTTTAGTTGACCAATTTTGGTTTCGTCTTCTTAAAGGCAtttcaagaatttttaatttatatctgCCTCAGGACCCTGCTGCTGTAGCTGGAGAATGGTGGGAAGGATCATGACGAGAGCTGCtgtgggtgagagagagggagagcaaggggcagagatgggggagACTGAGGGCCCAAGAACACGAGGAATTGTTATTATGCTCTTCATcgataaattatattaataagaaTATACTGGTAAGAACTAATATTCAAGAATACattcataaatatattatttatgaatCTACTCGTAAGAagatattcacatttttatgtacctcttatcttcaaaatataagggatattcaaaaatattcaaaaataaggGATGAAATAACTGAAAGGGAAATAGACAAATCCCCGTTCACAGAAGAGGATTTTAAGATGCCTCTTCGCAAATGGCAGAACACACAAGATGAAAATGAataaggaggggccggccctgtggcctagcggttaagttcagtgcactccctttggtggcctgggttcggttcctgggcatggacctacaccactccttggtggccatgctgtggcagtgacccacattcaaaatagaggaagactggcacagatgttagcccagggcaaatcttcctcaggggaaaaaaaaaaagaataaggacatAGATGATTTGAACAACAGGATTGACAAACTTCACTTAATGGTCATATGTAGCACattgcacccagcatctgaagaATATGCAATCTTTCTGAAACACACGtctaccagaatggctaaaatcaaaaggaTGACGGCACCGAGTGTTGGCTAATACGTCGAGCAGCTGCAGCTCTCATACCTTGCTGcagggagtgtaaaatggtacaaccgcTTCGGGAAATAGTGTGGCAATTTCTTAGAAAGATAAACATACGTCTACCCCATGACCAGCaagtccactcctaggtatttataacagagcaatgaaaaaaaaatagacttgcTAAGGATGTTCAAAGTAGCTTCATCCACAGCagccaaactggaaacaacccaaatgtccaggaAAGGGTGAGTGGACCAACCATGATATATCCACATAACAGAATGCTCCTCCGTAATAAGAAGAAGTGAACTCCTGATGTGCACGACAACATAGGAGCATCTCacaggcattgtgctgagtgacGGAAGCCAGACACAAGCTATTATACACTCATGCGCCCCAGGGTGATGTTTCGGTGAATGACAGGCCACATATCCGATGCTGGTCCCATGAGATCAGCACCAaagagcctaggtgtgcagtaggctataccatctaggtttgtggaagaacactctgtgatgtttgcacaacgacgaaatcgcctaGTGACGCGTTTCTCAGAATTATCCCCGTCGTTAAGTAATGCATTACTGTAcactgtacgattccatttatagagGAAATTCGAgcacaggcaaaactaatctaggTTGCCTGGTTACTGGGACAGGAAGAGATGGGTGGCTGTGGAGACAGACTTGGAAGTGACACGAGAGAACTTCCTGAGGTGGCGGAAATGTTCTGTAACTTGACAGGAGTGAGGGACTACGTGGGGGCATGCATCTGTCAGAACTCCCGAAGGGGACACTTGAAACCTGCACACCACACTGTGTCTGCCTCATAAAAAATGACCCCTCGATAAAAAACTTCACACAGCCCTTACGAAAACTGAGCTACGAAGCAAGTCGCAACCAagttcaaagttacaatatgcaCAGGATGTTGTCTGACCAGATTGTGATTAAGCTAGAAATCGTGACAAAATGATAACCAGAAAAGCCCCATGTGTTCTCgcttttaaaatatgcttctaaATAAACCACAGCTCAAACAAGAAATCATAacggaaattagaaaatattgtgaATTACATGATAAGGAAAACACAACATGATAAAATAGCAAGAGTAACACTAAAGAATAGAAATAGGGAAATAAATTCcaaacaagcagaaagagaaaaataaaataagggggGAAAAATCCCACTAAATCAAATAACCCAGAAAAGCTAGGATGCATGGAAAAAGCAGgataaatagtaatttaaaagtAAGATAATATCAATAGTgctaaatatatcaataataacaataaatgcaAGTGGTTAAAAC encodes:
- the LOC103544601 gene encoding kallikrein-4 isoform X1, whose product is MCPWGQAGPAGDAYKPHGDPVGGSRRELSRAQHPGGQRQPGADRMTTAGTPWGWFLGCLLLSVTGCLASMGRIINGEDCSPYSQPWQAALFTEEEFFCGGVLVHPQWVLSAAHCFQNSYTIGLGLHSLKDNHEEGSCMMDANLSIQHPEYNKPFLANDLMLIKLKESVIQSATIRNISIASQCPTPGDSCLVSGWGLLKNGSQPNVLQCVNISVVSNESCSAHYDALYHPSMFCAGGGQDQKDSCKGDSGGPVVCNGYLQGLVSFGQAQCGQPYVPGVYTNLCKFTDWIQKTIQAS
- the LOC103544601 gene encoding kallikrein-4 isoform X3, producing MGRIINGEDCSPYSQPWQAALFTEEEFFCGGVLVHPQWVLSAAHCFQNSYTIGLGLHSLKDNHEEGSCMMDANLSIQHPEYNKPFLANDLMLIKLKESVIQSATIRNISIASQCPTPGDSCLVSGWGLLKNGSQPNVLQCVNISVVSNESCSAHYDALYHPSMFCAGGGQDQKDSCKGDSGGPVVCNGYLQGLVSFGQAQCGQPYVPGVYTNLCKFTDWIQKTIQAS
- the LOC103544601 gene encoding kallikrein-4 isoform X2, giving the protein MCPWGQAGPAGDAYKPHGDPVGGSRRELSRAQHPGGQRQPGADRMTTAGTPWGWFLGCLLLSVTGCLASMGRIINGEDCSPYSQPWQAALFTEEEFFCGGVLVHPQWVLSAAHCFQNSYTIGLGLHSLKDNHEEGSCMMDANLSIQHPEYNKPFLANDLMLIKLKESVIQSATIRNISIASQCPTPGDSCLVSGWGLLKNGELRRGDSGGPVVCNGYLQGLVSFGQAQCGQPYVPGVYTNLCKFTDWIQKTIQAS